The genomic DNA GTCATCGATACACCACCCCATTTTCCCGATGGAGAAACGCTTGCGCGAGAtaggaatcttataaaccacataTTCCCCACAGGCCACAACAAACCTCTGCCTGTGCTACTTCCTGCAACATTTTTGTCTTTgtgggctctctctctctctctctgatgccGGTAGTTTGCGCAGTTTTAAACCTGTTTCCTATTATGCACCAACTCGCCGAACAAGAAGTTCTTCGAACTACATTTTTTGTTGTCGGTCACTAGACTGATTTGGCGGTACAGGCTAGCCAACTTATTACTGGCAGTGAACGACAACCTAACGCCAGCCCTGTTGACAAACTTTTTGAGATTATGGGCAAACTGGTGCACATATGAGTAACCGCAACCATTTGGCGTTAGTGATTCTCAGATATAGAGTACATACATGCTGACTGAAAGAGTAgagacacttggttgttagtcagcgctgtggtctgtgtccctctcttcgtcctgttgtttagcgctgttttctgctAGTGACTGTTCATGATTGCTGAGCACAGTAAAGTAGAGAAAAAGTGGTGGTATTTTAACAAAGGAATTACCCACACTGAAGCACATAAGTATACTATATCAGACAATGACTGATCAAGAAGCGAACTAAATCTATGAGACACTTAACAGGAATAGGGTGCACAGTGCAACTGCAAATTTCAAATTTGCTACCATTAACAAGCATGCCTATTTGCTAACAACCATAAGACTATGCTCATGGACCATGTTCTGTGGCAATAACGAGAAACTTGTGGAGGCAAAGCGCTCACAATTAAGAGTGCTTCggaaataaatcccatattcatTCTCATCTGCATTAGTTTaagcagagaaaagaaaacaaataacgTATCATAACTGCTGCATCACTACATAAAAAGAGTTTAACATAAATTTATACGAGACCGCTGCTGATATGGTAGTAAGCTCAAGCTCAGCCGAACAAGCATATATACACATAAGCCCCAGCCAACATTAGGTCATAAAACGTACACATCAGACATTCAAAAGTACTATAAAACGATACCAATCAACTATGCCAACGCTCAATTAATAAAACTTCCAACTTCTCGCAACCAAGGTATAATTATTCAGGCTCCTGCTTGTATGAGAAAGCATTCGACTTATGAAACAGTCGGAATTTACACAACTGGAAAAGTGCCTATATGTGGCGAAGAaaactgaaataaaataaaagaaatatataaTTATGCTGATAAAGGCCAGGAACCGGGATCAGGAGCCACGGCTCCAAGGGGTAGCCACTGTCACCAGCACAAAGATGGAAATAGTACATTGAGTACTCCGCTGACGAGAGGCAAGTTGTCAACTGAGGAAAGCTACAGCATCACTCAACAAAGGTAGACTTCAGGGTTGCAAGGCCCAAGTAAAAGCGTGAGTTCAGCATGTCCATACCGGACACAAACTCTTAACCAATTTACAAGTGCACTACTCGGTGCTTGTCACAAACAAGAAATCAACACTTGTTGGTGCTATCAAtgacagtagtagcagtagcactAATGTGTGTTCATTTCATCTGCTTCTGGCAGGCACTGGGTGCAGTCAACACTAATACGTGTTGCTTTCATCAGCTCCTCGCAGACACATAATGTGCTTGTAACTTAACACTTCGAACATTGCCAATGGTGGCAGTCAatgtcttcatttttcttttttactccgGACTTACTCATGTTCTTGTGGTTTGGTTAAAAGTTTGGGTGGGCGCGGACACGGCGTTCGGCGCTGCTGAAGCGTGACTGCGCCAAAAAGCATGTTTTGCCTCACCGAGGAGGTATTCCCCGGGATTCACGATGCGCTCCGCTTGGAACCGCCGGCGCAACCATGTCGTCCGCCAGACAAAAGCGTCGTGGTCCGACCCCTGTCGCAGAGGGTCCAAGGCGAAGATTTTCATGTCCGCGTCGCAGATCTGAGGTAAAACGTAAAGCAGATAAGGTGCCCGTTGACGAGACGAACGTAACTTTCAAAAAGGATCGCAGAAAACGCGAGTTTCACTTACGAACATGCAGTTGAGGGCGTAGTATCCCTTGCGGCACATGAACACAGCCTTGCGCTCACCCTAGGTGTTCGATAATGGCTATGAGGCTGCCGTCTACGCATCCGATGACGCCGGGGATAACGCCGCGCCGAAGGAAACCCTCCTTCATGGCTGCCTTTTCCCCGGCTGTCTTTGGAAaatggacccacttgttgcgggcccCTGCGTTCACGACAGCCTCTGCCACACGTCGCACGCACTCGCTCACTGTCGACTGCGACACACGgatcgtctcctcgctcccaATGGATGCTTGGAAGCTCCCGGTAGCAAAGAAGCACAGCGAACACATCACGTTCCGCTCCACTGACAGTCCCGTCGCTCGCTCAGCTTCTAGTTCCCCCGCCAGTTCCTCGCACAACAACCGCACCGTGCCCTTTGAGAGGCGAAATAGCCGTCGAAAATGGTCATCCGACATCTCAAACGCGTCGTCTGGCTCTCCGTGTTCACGTCGGCGACGGCGAAGAACCACGGCCATAGCGATCAGAGGGGCGGCCATTTTTTTAATGCCTTCGCAGCTCATTCATGTCAAGGTCAGTTAATGCGATCAAACACAAACACTCACACATGTTGATAATTGACAGGAATAACTTAGCTAATCTCACTGCTAAATGTTATAAGGTAATGCAAGACGACTGAAATACCAATGAGCTTGGTCTCCTCGGTATCGAACGAGCCATGTCTTTaaggttttcaaaaaaaaatctCGTATCCATGCATTGCGACCTCATCGAAATTTAGTCGCTGCGCATCGAGAACATTTATCAACCAGAAAAAGGCAAAGTCGCAATAGTGAGAAGAAAGCAGAGCTTTATTTCCGTAACACTATTGTGGCAAGAACTTGCTGACGCTTTACTCACCTAATTTTTCGTCAATATAGTTTAGTCTACGACAAAGCTCCTCAAGATACGAATGAAATTGCGTCAATCAAAAGGGAACCTGCATGATGTAAGGCAACTCCATCTTACTATGTTTCAGGGACCATATCTTGTTTTTGCACTGATAACGTTTCCTTAGATCTGGAGGTCGTCTCTAATGAGGCTCATTACATCCACACGAATGAATCTGCTCCACAGCAGCTGCAGGTGGGGCATGCCTACGATTCCGAGAGCTTGCACGAAACTAATAATTGCTGGGTGCGCTCCTGTCAGGTACAACTGGGGGTCATCAAGGCTGTCGGGTTCGATGTTTTGCAGCCGAATCCGGTAAGGGTCTTCAGGTGTTGGTTCAGCAACGAAGTAGATCCGCAGCTTGCTTGGAGAAACCTTGGAAGGGTAGAAATAAAGAACAAAACAGAAACTTAGAAAGCAGCTAGCCAAACGTTACCATGCATTGGCTCCCCATTGCACACGTGTCGAGATAAGCCGGAAAGATGAATGCCCGTATGTATCAGAACATTTTGATGACTTTCAAAGCTATTTGCCATCAATGATCATGCCCTTTCCTTCAAATATATTGCTTATTGTTTTGACAATATCACTCAGACCCAATCCTGTAAaatggccatatatatatatatatatatatatatatatatatatatatatatatatatatatatatatatatatatatatatatatatatacgttgacACTCTTGCATACAGGTATCCTGCATGGATCGCGCGCACAGATGGCGTCACTTTAGCGCCACACATGACCTAATGGGAGATAAATTTAGCTACAAATTATACCTCTTGGTCTAACCACTAAATTTTGCCGCCATCTTTCGCCCATCCTTGAGAAAGGTACCGCTCGGCATACACTTCTCTATCTGAGCTGGCGTGGTCGAGTTTGGCAGACCTCAGTCAGCAACATAAGGCATAATCCATCGAGCTCAACTTAAGCAAGCAAGCTCTGTAATGCGTCCGTAAATCTTACTGTCATATTTGCTTGCGTCACTTCTGCGCCCGAGTGCCCATGCACCCTACGAAGCTCCCACAAGACGTCTCACGTGCCCCAATGTGGCTGCGTGATACAGCGTACCAGAgactttttttcattcttctatAAGGTACTTTGAAAATGCATTGCTAGCAGACTCTTTGGCTTGTTGCTAGAAAGTGGTAAATCATTCGCTAGGCAGTTTCTTCCGACATGAAGGAGGTCAACTCCTCACTCATTGTACGAGCTGTCTCTTGAACAtcgtctttcttgtttttttttgtgcgcttttcatttttgttgttcctgggcactttgCTTATCCCGCCGTACAGTGCCTACTTATCTTAATTGTATTGTAAAATGATTTTGCGGAAAGCTATCATGAGGAAAAAGTTAACATATCATTGTAGAAAACCAAAATGCAAATAAATCAACAACCTAAACATGCACGCAAGTTCGGAAGAATTACGACAACGTTCAACTCATCCATCCATTGTGCTGTGCTATGCCTCCCAAGGGCCTAGGATGAATCACAATTCGTTTTCATGTcgtacattatttatttatttatttatttatttatttcaacatactgtcaaccctttgacagggttattacaggagtggggtacagaaaGAAACAGTAATAATAGTAATTGTCAGGGTAGGTATTCTAAACAAGCACAATAAGAATGAAAAATATACATACAAAAGTAAGTATGAATACGGGCATTGACAAGCATGCtaatagaaaaaataaaacagctaGTCATCTAGAGAGTACAAATAAATGACATCAGGTTGATGAGTACGTATTAAGCGAGTCATGTAACATCTCAAGGAAATCTTCCATTCTTTGCTGTTCGACTATAAGTCGGTCGATGGTGTTCCATTCCCGAATGGATCTAGGGAGGAAGGAATAATAGAATGTATTGTTGTTGCACGCATATTCTTGTAGTGTGAGATCATGTGTGTGACGTAGTtgccttgtttgtttagtttcaaCGTATGTTGTGTGGTCTATCTTAAAATAGTTGTGCAGTAGCATATATAAGAACTTCAGGCGGTGGATTTTAGCGCGACTTTGGAGTGAGGGCAAACCTGCGCTGCGTAGCAATTCTGTCGGGGAATCAAGGCGTCGATAGCggttaaaaataaatctaatcgctttGCGCTGCACATTTTCAAGCATGCCGATGCCGCTACTTGTGAAAGGGAACCAGATTATATTCGCGTATTCTAGAATTGGTCGGACAAGTGTGGTGTACGCTAAAAGCTTAGTGTCACGGTCAGCGTGCCGCAGCGTCCGCTTaaggaaaaataattttttcattgCTTTCGCGGTTATAGCTTCCGTGTGAGCTGCCCAGCTGAGATCAGAAGTTATTAttataccaagatatttgtactggGTTACATTTCGGAGTGCGACATTATTAAAACCATAAGAGAATGCtaggcttgttttcttttttgttattgtcaTTGCAACTGTTTTGTCTGTATTAATTACCATTAGTTCATTAGGCAAAAAAACTGATTGGTAGAATAGCGTCAAAAGGTGCGAGTTCTCAATATTTTCATCCGCAATTATGTCCCTTTCTTACCTTTTTccttcatttgaaaaaaaaaacagacagttATTGTTATCTTGTTTTGTTGATCCACGTTTCTCTACATTAGAGTGGTCATAGACTACGACGAACACATTATGTTAGCAGGCCCTCTTTGCTGGCCTTCTCAACAGAAACTGTGCTCATAATGACGTATGCTTTCTATCTTGTAGGTAACCAACGACACGTAATATTAGTGGAATAAATTGAAGTAATCAGTAGAGATCACAAAAATTGCGCAAGCTGTGCCGCGAGAAGTTTAGAGTTCCGTAAAAAAAGAAGTAATACCTTGGACGGCGGTGACTTTTTGATTCTTTTAACCATTAGCTCATTCACTCTGTAACATACAGGACCATGTAGGATGAGTTCGCTTAAAGCGGTATCTGTGGTGTTTTCATAATAAAACACCGCAACTCCACTTGCGCGTCAGAAAAACAGGAACAGAAGTCTAACTGAACTCCGTTAGAACTGTGTTGTTTTCGCTCACATCGTGTTCATTGTTCACCGCCCATCTAAACGATGCCCCCTGGAAAAATCTCACATAATTATAGACAAGACTGAACGGACGGATTCAAATCAAGAACAGTTCGCCTGTTGCTCCTAGAGATATATGCACGTAGTACATCAATCTGCAACGCCATTGTAGTTTACAAAAACGAATGTATGGGACAGTTTATTGCTCCCGAGGGCGCATAAATTCAGCACGGCAAGATCAAGCAAATAACTTATTTAACGCTTGCCTCACAAAGAAAGCAAGTTATCTCTTGTGTTGTGAGCCGGATCTGGTACATTTGGCAAATGTATGATGCTCTTTTCTTGTATTCGTTCTTGGTTCGTGCATTTTTTAAAGATACTTCACCAGTTCTGCACTTCTTAATTTCAGTATTGGTTGAATCCTGACTCTACAAATATCTGTGTCATTCGCTTATAAAGCTTCATCTGGTACACCATGTTGCGTTAGTCACCAGGTACTACAATATATGCACTGCGCCATAAATAGTTTACATGGTGCCTACCTTTGTGCCTAATTTGCCTCTGCTTCCTGTACAGGTCTTCCACTCCACTTTGATCCCCAGAGGATCGCCAGCGAACACCACAGCTTCAATGACGGTGCGGTTAGACGCACAAAAGCTATGGGGTGGCTTGTACGCCCACAAATTTCCGAGGCCTGTCACTTCGATTGAAGAGGTTTTCAATCCCATTATCCATGTCTTCTCTGTGGGGCCTGGAATTGTAATTGTGTCCGGTATCCGCCGAAGGTAAGCATTGATGCTTTCTGTCCAGTCCACGTCCGGGGCCTTGTCGCAGCGTGCTACGTGGTGGTGTGTTAGCAAACATTTTAGGAAAGAGACATTTTCACGGTATTTATTCAGCAGTATTTGAACATGTGCACAAAAGTAAGCGACGTATTAAATTTAGACTATAGAAACCAGGATTGTTCATTGCAACGTATCTCTTTAGCGCGTCAAAATATATATGATTTCCGACACAAAACTGCACAGTTTGTTTCATTATGCCACAGCAGAAGTATCACTCATTCCTGACCGTGCAATGTAGCTTCTTGTCATTCGAGACAGCGAAAACGATAACTGTGCCTCTTCATGAAATACTTGTAAAGTATATGGGGGCATAGAATATGGTTCATATGATGGCAATTAACTAAGGTACATACGCCCCAGGATGTCTACCAAGAGTGCTCAGAAACGTTAATCATATCTTTCATCGAAGAAGAATTACGAATCTAATGTGTGCAATGTCAATGTGGCATGTTTTTCGTGTACCGTTTTAGGTCAGCACAGTTTATTCTCTCACTGTTTGAGTGAGAAGTGCTATTTGTGTGCCATTTTCCATATTACAGACGTTAGTAAAAGGAATTCGCTTCTCGGCTGTTGTTAAACAAGGTAGCCTGTCTCATAAATAAAGAGCTCAGAATATTCAGCAAGAATGGATAACATATATGTTTATGTAAATTTTGGAAGTTTGgttatttattcatttcgtcAATATATCTACTACATAGTGCGAAAAATGAATCGGAAGGAACATGCGCCTTTGCTCATCCTATTTCCGTGTTCACTTCACAATAATATCAGGCACTGACGATACATATGGTACTACAGAAATACTTATTGAATAAGGTTGCTCACCTGTAACAAGGTTAGAATAGTCATTGCCAGCGTTGACAAACTGAAACATGGCCAGTAGAGCGATGGGGACGGCCAGAAAAGCCATGGcggttcactaacttgtgcaagTGTTCCTGTAGTGTGTTCAAAAATCCTTGCGAGAAttgatggaaaggaaaaaaagaatttaaCATGAGCCATATTGCAGTAGAATTTACCCAGCTTCGAGACTAGATTGATAGCGCCGGAAGAAAAAAACACTCTACCACACAAACACTTACCAACTCTACGTAAGGCTGGGCATTCTGAAGAACTTAAATAAGATACACTTTGGGTTCTCTGACTGGTGTCGAAAGTATCGGAGGGATTGCGAGTCACATAATTGAGAAATCCAGCAAAGCTATGCTTTCAATTTTACTGTGAAGTCAGCTCCGGTGCAGCAGGCTGAGTAGTGACAGCGTATTTGAAAACCCAATTGTGCAGCAGACGCCGTAACGGTCAATAAAAGAAGGAATTCGCGATGCTGAGCTCTACCAAAGTAATTTCATAAGTGTTTATCTGGTAACGCTATTTCTTGTTCTATCCAATTTGGCTTCCAGATTTTCGTCATATTAAGGACGGTAACTTTTAGTGCTCACTATTATGCTTTCGCAAATACAAATGCACTTGCTCAAACAAGAGCAGAACAGCAAGGTAGATATTTTTGTGCCCTACTACATAGCGGACCATGACGCGTATTCGTATAGCTTCTCTTACATAATGATTCCAAAATTTTCCCCTACCTCCGGGTGcacaataattattctaaaaagcaaaaagcaaaataataacaaattgaaTACTACGTGAAGGAAGCGTTCCGTGCGGCAATAATGTAAAGAGAAAATTTGTTCACCcgcaccttatatatatatatacatgcattaTGGTGAATGACAGCAACTTGCCTCATTGCAATACACGTTCACACTTAAGACTGGATCACTACGCTGCAGGCAGAATTAGTAATCTTAGGACAGTATTCCTCCATATAAACGGTCTTCGTTTTGTGTCAAACAAATGGAAGACAGAAACTACCCTAAATATTGCCAATATCGCAGTGCGTTATAACAAATTTAATGCAAGGAAGAACCTAATAAATTTCGATGTGCGAAACTCGTATTTTCTTTTACTAATGCCTAGAACTCGGACGTGCCAAATGCACAAAGTCAGTTAACTCACCTTCCTGTGAAGTGTGCCCGGGCAGAGCCTGGAGAGTTTCTACACACAGCGAGAATGTAACCCGCTGGTGCAGCACGCGATGTCTTAAAGCGCTCCACGTGTTTTCGATTGCTGGCCGTAACTGCTGACGTCGGAAAaggagccgaaaaaaaaaaacaggaaccaCATCCTGCGCGAGACAGCTATCTCGTAGACTCGCGCCTTTTCACGGCTAATTGGGAGATCAAAAGGCCTTGACTCCCGCGATATGTTTCACGACCGTTGCCCGAGTAGCCTGAAACAGCGTTAAATTGACGTCGTGTGTCGGCAGCAATGAACTGATTGAAAGTGGCCTTGCCGCTGATTTGCATTCGTTGAAGCGCGAGTATGCAACCATGTCGCATCCCGCGACCGCCTAGCCTAGTCTACTGTTGAGAAGTTGCAGtgcttaactgttgctagttACATTCTATATTGGCGAAGCGTTCCTTGTTCTATAAGCAACTTCATGAAAACTGTGACAGCCAACTGTGGGCTTGAGCGCTCCACTGTCGCTATGTTGAAGGGGTGGATGAGGATTCAAAATTTCCAATGCCAATTGGGCGGTGTCGTTTCCAATAGAAACATTTGCTTCAGAGCAATAAATTGCTTTCTTTTACGGTATTCAATTTGTGGTAAATATACAAGGCTATTTTTATTGCTCAAGACGTCGCGTTATGACAAAATTCAGATTCCTATGGTTGCTTTGTTTAATTCGAGTTTCTATTGTTCAAATTTCAAGTGTAAAtttttttgttaatgtatttGTTGAACTGACGAGAACTTACACTTTGCACGGCACTGAACAAGAGAAAATGTAATTTCCCGCCTTTCCTGAGCATTTCATTTTCTATCTTTCGGTTCTTTCTGAGGAGAAAGatgatttttacatttttattGGAGACAAATAATTTTTGAACGTTGATGTCGTATTTTAATCCGGAAAATTAGTTTTCAGACACCTATTCAAGAGTCCTAACCTATACGTACGCGGACGCTAGAGAGCCCTCTCCATAATGTCCTGCTCATTTTCTTGTCGGGAGCTTATTTCTTGCATCTCCAGAGCGCACCAACAGTGAGGACGAACCTCGAAGTGCACAGGCTACGCGGCGTGACCTCAGAATGAGGTTACATCGCGTCACCTCTTCAGCCGTTCCTAATCTGTGCtttatattgttaagttttctttgatgaatccccccccctatgtaattcCCGAatggaaagaaataaagaaataaagaagaagccCGATGCTGCGTGGGGGCGTATTCTGCTACGATAACATTCGGCGACAGTGTCGCCTCGGCGATAGCATCCCCATCAgacgcgcgctgattggctggttgtgCAAAATTGggtgacgtagtgctcaaccagcccATCAGCGTCTGGCGATGTCGAAGGCTTGGCGAAGGCGATACTATCGCCGAAAATGATCACCGCAGTATACAGCTCCAGGTTGCTGCCGCGCGCGTGCTTccacgattcgcttcttcagcaccGCTTCTTACCTTGCGAGGAGCTGCTGTAACGTGTACGGAAGAGTACACGCAGGTATTcagactacgtggcgcacatgCCACATCCCTTGACCTGTGGCACGCTACGTTGCtgttgatgataatgatgttgATATTGATcgtttattggcatctcctttgaaatggggtggtaaCAAACAGTCAGCTAGCCTGAGGGAATTAATCAGGTATGTCATACATGTTTTGCATTACATCAATATTGATACATCTTTATACAT from Dermacentor albipictus isolate Rhodes 1998 colony chromosome 7, USDA_Dalb.pri_finalv2, whole genome shotgun sequence includes the following:
- the LOC135900466 gene encoding uncharacterized protein, which gives rise to MAFLAVPIALLAMFQFVNAGNDYSNLVTARCDKAPDVDWTESINAYLRRIPDTITIPGPTEKTWIMGLKTSSIEVTGLGNLWAYKPPHSFCASNRTVIEAVVFAGDPLGIKVEWKTCTGSRGKLGTKVSPSKLRIYFVAEPTPEDPYRIRLQNIEPDSLDDPQLYLTGAHPAIISFVQALGIVGMPHLQLLWSRFIRVDVMSLIRDDLQI
- the LOC135900373 gene encoding putative nuclease HARBI1 is translated as MAVVLRRRRREHGEPDDAFEMSDDHFRRLFRLSKGTVRLLCEELAGELEAERATGLSVERNVMCSLCFFATGSFQASIGSEETIRVSQSTVSECVRRVAEAVVNAGARNKWVHFPKTAGEKAAMKEGFLRRGVIPGVIGCVDGSLIAIIEHLG